The genome window TTTCGAGATACGGAATCGGCATGTAGAATAACTCCCCTCCACCAACATGGGTTCTTCCGTCATCTCCCCCAACCCCGCCGCCGCAAACACATGCGCAGGTATCTCGGTACACGGGTCAAAGAATCGGAAGTTGGGATCATTTACATCCCACTCCCCAACCTCAAAGGGCAGCCTCTTCCCCGAGGCCCCCTCGCCTCCCCGAGCACTTTCCGCAATCGCTGTCTCCCCGGCCGACGCGTTCCCAAGAGCCTTTCCCGTCGCCGGAGCGACGTCGGAAGCCTCCATCGCTTCCTGCTCCCCAGAGGAACACGCGGCTAACGCCCCTCCCCCGAGAACACACACGCACAGCCAGGAAAATAGGCGGAGCACCATAGGCCACCTCATCACGGGCACCTCCATCGCAGTCAAAGATCAGCAACGCCGTGGGCGCCACGCTCCTTGCGGCACCCACGTTTCACTTAGACTTCACCACGCGCCATTCGGTTCCCGTAGATATTTTTTCACCGCGCAAAATAACCTGTCGGCCCCGCCCCACACCGCAGCCCCGCCCCATAGCTCTAGCCAACACCCCCAGGCACCACAGCCCACAGACCAGTACAATCCACAGGCACAAAAAAGGGCACCGCCGGTCACCCAGCAGCACCCGCACTCCCGCTCAGAACAAGCAGCCGCCTAGAGGCTCCCCTCAAACTTCACGTTGCCGATCTCAAACTCCGCGTCATAAAGGTTGCCCGGAGCCA of Corynebacterium sp. 21KM1197 contains these proteins:
- a CDS encoding DUF3558 family protein; this translates as MEVPVMRWPMVLRLFSWLCVCVLGGGALAACSSGEQEAMEASDVAPATGKALGNASAGETAIAESARGGEGASGKRLPFEVGEWDVNDPNFRFFDPCTEIPAHVFAAAGLGEMTEEPMLVEGSYSTCRFRISKSDDEVSGDYAMVYSDLVPRKEYEFAGISVISGSDSDGVELIEERDMKGESCSTSMVTDRGRWGVEVFSIGESGMEDGCSEARGIHFKILRNMDHGNA